A genomic window from Dechloromonas sp. A34 includes:
- a CDS encoding phenol hydroxylase subunit P4 has protein sequence MAVTSTKPYVGVPRDVVANFHGKQIVYVNWEQHLLFATPFMLVVEPGMRFADLLANVVKPLMQADPDAGAVDLTQVEWRKGKSAWQPDFAATLAENGIVHKEQLHFTTPGLNTLLAAA, from the coding sequence ACCAAACCCTATGTCGGCGTGCCGCGCGACGTGGTCGCCAACTTTCACGGCAAGCAGATCGTCTATGTGAACTGGGAGCAGCACCTGCTGTTCGCCACTCCCTTCATGCTCGTCGTCGAGCCGGGCATGCGCTTCGCCGACCTGCTGGCCAATGTCGTCAAGCCGCTGATGCAGGCCGACCCGGATGCCGGCGCCGTCGATCTGACCCAGGTCGAGTGGCGCAAGGGCAAGTCGGCCTGGCAGCCTGATTTCGCGGCCACCCTGGCCGAGAACGGCATCGTGCACAAGGAACAGCTGCATTTCACGACGCCGGGGTTGAACACC